Proteins encoded by one window of Amaranthus tricolor cultivar Red isolate AtriRed21 chromosome 4, ASM2621246v1, whole genome shotgun sequence:
- the LOC130810074 gene encoding pathogenicity cluster 5 protein d-like: MKNKHEDQQQDQEINNSTKLEMEKKQPLIFIQVFEQIYRAIVWYLGFREIPSATRTSATDDVSNVSTSCEGSHHDQPNIPFENRVCEGSIDDDNKDFYGDNDNVNDGKDDDDGCDGYGGGGGNGGADDGDGDGDGDGDGVIDPGTTPIDSESIKTKAIRKPQRPGIGSGRPGQTH; encoded by the exons atgaagaacaaacatgaAGATCAACAACAAGATCAAGAAATAAACAACTCAACAAAATTGGAAATGGAGAAAAAACAACCATTAATATTTATTCAAGTATTTGAACAAATTTATAGGGCTATTGTTTGGTATTTAGGTTTTAGAGAAATACCTTCTGCAACTCGTACTTCCGCTACTGATGATGTCAGCAATGTTAGTACGAGCTGTGAAGGAAGTCATCATGATCAACCTAATATTCCGTTCGAAAATAGGGTCTGTGAAGGCAGTATCGATGATGATAATAAAGATTTTTATGGCGATAACGATAACGTTAATGATGgtaaagatgatgatgatggatgtGATGGTTACGGTGGTGGCGGAGGAAATGGTGGCGCagatgatggtgatggtgacgGTGACGGTGACGGTGACGGTGTAATAGACCCAGGAACTACTCCTATTGATTCT GAAAGTATTAAAACAAAGGCCATAAGGAAGCCACAAAGGCCTGGCATAGGAAGTGGAAGACCTGGTCAAACTCACTGA
- the LOC130810072 gene encoding putative cysteine proteinase inhibitor 7 produces the protein MSSSAQMQKPVVGGWFPVDPHSEKIQELAKWAVDEENKKPSVYKLAYKKAFYAEEQIVSGRNYRIDFEAYINIFPGPAAKTEKVGKFQAIIYEDLKGNLELTKFSPLLQANEKIAVAN, from the exons atgagttcCTCTGCTCAAATGCAAAAGCCAGTGGTTGGTGGCTGGTTTCCTGTTGATCCACACAGCGAAAAGATTCAAGAGCTTGCTAAATGGGCTGTCgatgaagaaaacaaaaaaccc aGTGTGTATAAGCTAGCGTACAAAAAAGCATTTTATGCGGAAGAACAAATTGTTTCTGGTAGGAACTATCGGATTGATTTCGAggcatatattaatatattcccAGGACCAGCAGCAAAAACAGAAAAAGTTGGAAAGTTTCAAGCAATTATTTACGAGGATTTGAAGGGCAACTTAGAGCTTACTAAATTTAGCCCTCTTTTGCAAGCCAATGAGAAGATTGCTGttgctaattaa
- the LOC130810075 gene encoding uncharacterized oxidoreductase At4g09670 has product MAESSSIRFGILGCAEIARKVSRAILLSPNSTLHAIGSRSIEKAQNFAKSNGFHPSTKIYGSYDEVLDDPEVDAVYVPLPTSLHLYWVVRAAQKMKHVLLEKPPALNVKELDMILGACDSNGVQFMDGTMWMHHPRTKVMADFLADNQRFGQLKTVQSCFTFAGDDDFLQNDIRVKPDLDGLGALGDSGWYCIRAILWAANYELPKFVTALRNPTKNDAGVLLSCGASLQWEDGKVATFHCSFLANLTMDITAIGTKGTLHVNDFIIPYKEAGGSFSTVSKAWFTDMDLEWDQKPSQHIVTADFPQEVGMIKEFSALVDGIKRQGIAPNKKWPTITRKTQLVIDAVVASIDKGFEPVEIS; this is encoded by the exons ATGGCGGAATCATCCTCAATCCGTTTCGGAATCCTTGGTTGTGCTGAAATTGCCCGCAAAGTATCTCGAGCCATCCTTCTATCTCCAAACTCAACCCTTCATGCCATTGGTAGTCGTTCCATTGAAAAGGCTCAAAACTTCGCCAAATCCAATGGATTCCATCCTTCTACTAAGATCTACGGGAGCTATGATGAAGTTCTTGATGACCCAGAAGTTGATGCTGTTTATGTGCCATTACCCACTAGTCTTCATCTGTATTGGGTAGTTCGTGCTGCCCAAAAGATGAAGCATGTTCTTCTTGAAAAACCTCCTGCTTTAAATGTCAAAGAATTGGATATGATTTTAGGTGCTTGTGATTCAAATGGGGTTCAATTTATGGATGGTACAATGTGGATGCATCATCCCAGAACTAAGGTTATGGCTGATTTTTTGGCCGATAATCAGCGTTTTGGTCAGCTTAAGACT GTACAATCATGCTTTACCTTTGCTGGTGATGATGACTTCCTCCAAAACGACATTCGAGTGAAACCCGATCTCGATGGCCTCGGTGCTCTTGGTGATTCTGGTTGGTACTGCATAAGAGCAATTCTGTGGGCTGCAAATTATGAACTACCAAAGTTTGTGACGGCATTGAGGAACCCGACTAAAAATGATGCAGGGGTGCTGCTATCCTGCGGTGCCTCTTTGCAATGGGAAGATGGCAAAGTAGCCACTTTCCACTGCTCTTTTCTAGCCAACTTAACAATGGACATAACTGCTATTGGAACTAAAGGCACCTTGCATGTCAATGATTTCATTATTCCTTACAAAGAAGCCGGAGGCTCGTTTTCGACAGTCTCTAAAGCTTGGTTCACTGACATGGATTTGGAATGGGACCAGAAACCGAGTCAGCACATCGTGACTGCAGACTTTCCGCAAGAAGTTGGTATGATAAAAGAGTTTTCAGCTTTGGTTGACGGTATAAAACGACAGGGTATCGCACCCAACAAGAAGTGGCCTACGATTACCAGGAAAACACAACTTGTAATTGATGCCGTTGTTGCCTCCATTGATAAAGGCTTTGAGCCGGTTGAGATTTCGTAA